The following is a genomic window from Crocinitomicaceae bacterium.
TATACCGTCAGATGGGATAAGTTTTTATTTTACTGTTGGGGTGGTTTTTTAGGGCATTGTTTTCCTCTCTCCTCTTTCCTCTCTCCGCAAGAGAGAGGAAGTAGCGTTAGTTCAGACATTTCGCAAACCCTTGCGCCGTGGCTTTCCCCCTCTGGAGGGGGATTAAGGGGGAGGAAAATGAAGTGACGTTAGTTCGAACATTCCGTAAACCCTTGCGCCGTGGCTTTCCCCCTCTGGAGGGGGATTAAGGGGGAGGAAAAAGAAGTGATGTTAGTTCGAACATTCCGTAAACCCTTGCGCCGTGGCTTTCCCCTGGACCATACAAAGAAAACTGGAGGGTAAGTTAAGCTAAGCTGCATTGATTAGTTTTTCAAATTCTTTTATCGTAAGATATCCAAGAACAGAATGTCGTCTGTGTTGGTTGTAAAACCCTTCGATGTATTCAAATATAGCCATTTCTGCTTCTTTTTGGTTCATGTAAGTTTTGCCATAAACTTCTTCGGCTTTTAATGTCTTAAAAAAGCTCTCTGCAACTGCGTTGTCCCAACAGTTTCCTTTTCTACTCATGCTTCTTTCTATTATTTTACTTTTGTTCAATAAATTTACAAACTCATCGCAGGCATATTGAACACCGCGGTCAGAATGAAAAAGTAATTTTTCTTTTATCGGCCGGTTCCTAGTAGCCATTATCCATGCACGAATGATAGTTTCTTCAGTTAACAACGTTCTGCTCATCGACCAACCAACAACTTTGCGGTCAAACAAATCAAGTATAACTGTCAAATACAACCATCCGTTTATTGTTCGGATGTACGTGATGTCTGACACCCAAACTTCATTTTTTCTGCTAACAATAAATTTTCTGTCCAGCTTGTTTGGAACAATTCTATAATTATGTTTGCTATCAGTTGTTGCCTTGAATTTTAATTTTTTTCTGGCTACTAAACCCATTGATTTCATTAATGTTGCTACGGTTGGTTTGCTTATTTTGGTTCCATTTGAATTTAACTCAATTGTCAATCGAGGACTTCCATAACGCCCCTTAAAATGAGAAAATGTTTCTTTTACTCTTTGTCTAATTGGTTGCTGCCGCTGTATTACTTTTCCATCTGGATTCTTTTTCCAAATGTA
Proteins encoded in this region:
- a CDS encoding IS3 family transposase (programmed frameshift); amino-acid sequence: MKRERRSYSRDFKIKMVELCLAKGNVAEVSREYGVNDNSLHRWIKEHQKYSAGSFPGNGKLKLTEHEAEILALKRKLADVTEERDIFKKGRSHLLQERREIYKFIDMNKQEFSVEKMCRMFKLSVASFYIWKKNPDGKVIQRQQPIRQRVKETFSHFKGRYGSPRLTIELNSNGTKISKPTVATLMKSMGLVARKKLKFKATTDSKHNYRIVPNKLDRKFIVSRKNEVWVSDITYIRTINGWLYLTVILDLFDRKVVGWSMSRTLLTEETIIRAWIMATRNRPIKEKLLFHSDRGVQYACDEFVNLLNKSKIIERSMSRKGNCWDNAVAESFFKTLKAEEVYGKTYMNQKEAEMAIFEYIEGFYNQHRRHSVLGYLTIKEFEKLINAA